TGCTCGGCCACAACATATCAACCCAATCCATCACACCAACATCCAATTACTACAACTACGTGTTATGCCTGTTTTGTTATAGGGGACAGGGTAGTAAGTACAGTATCAGAATTTATGGAAAAAAGGTCCAAAAAGGATTATTTGGCAATCGAAATATATGAAAATCATCATTGTTTTCAGGTAAAACCCTATAGAACCTGTTTGGGCTTCATGTAGAAGCCTAAGGAAAAAGCTTTCCACCTGGAACCCAAAAAGGTTTATTCAAAGGCTTCCCCCAAATGTTTCCCTACTTTTCTTCTGCGGGTGCACTAAACAGTAATATTACAAAATATGGACAAAGGCAACTTGACGTAAAGTGCTTAAAACAAATGTAGCTGAATATCTGAGAAAATCTTGATACAGTGCACAAGTATAATTAAGGCAAGACCTGGCAGTTTATCTTGCACACTCAGAGAAAAAGACACAATccatcaaacacaaacaaagtaATTTCCTTAAAGTAACCATTTTAAACAGGTAGTTCTACATGGCAAAGCAATTGATGGCATGCCAATCTATGTCTGAGAGAATCCATCTGAACAGACGGAGGTATAAAATGGCTGATATGGCAATTTGGTCAGAGTACTCCATGCGTCAGGAAGCAAATATAGACAAAGGTTAGTACCGCCAAATCTGTTTTACCATTATTTCTTCCAAATGAAATCAATGTTTCTTTCTATAGCATGGCATAAGCCCATACTGGGATGATACTGGGATGCAGACTGAGACCAACCTCAATGTCTTTGTCTATAATTCatagaataaaatgtaatgggGCAGCCATGTCAGAGTCTGTCCGCACACTTAATGTGAACCAAGAATATGTAGGATGTAACACTGAAAATGCATATCCCAACAAAGATCATGTCCCAAGATGTGCCCTTACCCTGTTCTCTCAAAACCATACAGCCAACAAAGAGTGCCCTGTTACACAAGGCTATAtccatttccaaatgtttttttttttttaatcaaagatTGGCCATAATGGTCTAAGTAAAATGGAATTCACAAAAAATAACCTAAGTaataactttattcaaatacGTTATGCTGGAAGATTCTATATTTTTTCAGGAAAATAAATAAGTATGAAATATTACATTGTGATTTGAACGTTTTCTTGGAATATCTcatgaataaacacatttgtatatttttaaagtttcaaatttctcaGTCATTAATTAACGAAaagtatattttcattaaaacactgcaaaaaatgACAATGGATGATGATAAACCGCAAAGAAACTGCGTTCTAAATTAATGTAGCTAGAGTGTAGCGCACGCGACGACCTGAGCAGGTGTTGACAGAAATACCaacaaatgaaaagaaagacaatatatcccctatatcatacataaatataatcaTTTCGTTTTAATAAATTAAGAGTTAACacaattaatacattattaagAGTCTATGAATAGAAATTTACTGATCTATGAACAAAAGGAGTACAATCCAACTGACACCCCCACGACAGGTAGATGCGTAAAATCATGAacgaaaataaagaaaaagattaaataaaaactaaattaattaaCTAAGAACCTGATTTATCAAAATGAAAGTTACAGTACACGCAATAACCTACCATAAAATATAGGCTATCCTTACCGAAACAGCATTTACACCATAAAAGAAGTAGGTTAAAAGTGAAAGTAACAGCTATGAAAAAATGTCATACATATTCTaacaaaaaattacagatcATAAAATTTTCCGGAGTCAATAAAAATAACAGTAGAAAATGCTATTGAGGTTATTCATAAACTGGATTAGGTGTGGtttattaaaatacataataatgacaacactttaaataaatacaagttGTATACATAAAACACAGCCAAGTGAAATTACCTCATATTGAAGGTACTGTTTCCTCCATTCCGGAGTAATATGGGACGAAAGGTGCTCCGCGAATTTCATTTTGCTGGAGCCGCTACGTCCTCAACCACCGTAATTCCTACTTGGACTGTCCCCTGTTGACTTGACGCGAGTTATGTTATTTCTGTCAACTTGCTGGCTCGCATGCGTCAGCCTGCACTAGCGCACTCTGCCTTGTCCGGTTTATAGTAAGCTTCCACAATAAAACTCCGTCCCATACTAATTGTTTGGGAGGGATGGCAGAACAGAGGCCTTCCTCCCTATAACAGGTGGTTTTATGAAAGTATAACCGTCCCGGTGCAGAAAGTCAGTGACTTCCTCCCTTCGATCACAGTTAAGGTCTGGGGACACAGTAGTCCGCCATCGTATTCGGCCAACAACGTAGCTGCGTCACTGCGCAATGACAGCAGGCACGGCGTATCTAAAGACGCCCTTAGTACAAGGTGTACTTGTTGTAGGAGGTTACACTCGTCTCTGTGAATGTTGGCAGACAGTAAATAATCTGTACTAGCGCCGGTAATAAAAACTTGTTCTCGACGGTGATTTTACTTGTATAATAAGATAGAAATAACTGAGGAGTGATACTATCGTGTAATCGGGGCTGATAACTTTGAAAAAACGGCCTCTGTATATCATCTTTATGGAATAATCCAAATAAAATTAGGGTGTACCGAAAGGACATTTCAATTCCTAGAGATTAAGCATCAACTGACAGAATTTCGTAGAATATGACTCAGAATTCCCAGCAGCTTTATCATAACATTATATGCAGTGTCAAAATATATGGCCTACGGGCAAATCCAGCACACTAGTTGGAACAGTTTGACACGCCAGTGATTCGCTTTTCTTTAAAATtatcaaaaccaaaatgaaactTTGTAGAATTGATTACAGACCtccaaacacacatatactttGTTTCGTCTGGATTTTAGAAAGTGTCCCAAACGTTCAATGTGACCACACAATCGCCTGTGtttgatatttaaatgtatatagaCATGGTCAATCCAGAACTTAGAGCCTACTGAGAGAAAACGAAAGAATAAATCACgtctcattcatttatttgcattattttttcCCTATTGATgtatgtttgttgttgttgttgttattgaacAACAATAGCCTGGCTTCTGACCATATAATcaggaaacaaaaaacatgatgTTGCTGGCCTGGTTTTCAGACTATCCATTTCTTTCCCTCTTGTTATGGTCATCAGCAACTGGCTATCTGTCCCATAGAGACTAATAAGATTGTTACATCCAGCCACCTCCATACCAAACTGTCAACAGAATTATACTGCACTACAAACTTGTATAATCTCCCTGCGTCTGGATGTACTATACTGtaacaattagggttaactgtcttgctcagggtcAGAACAACATAATTTTTTACCTCAGATACTGGGGGACTAAAACCAAATACCCTTAAACTGTCTTGCACAGGGACAGAATAAAATACCTTTCACCTTGGAGGTTGGGGGACTAGAATCAGACACCTTTCAAACTGTCTTGCTGTGAGACATAATTACATAACTTGACATCACCTTGACATTTGGGGGCGGCCTCCAGGGACCTTTTGGACTCAAATGTCAAATGCCCTAACCACTAGGCCAACTTCCTGCCCCAATGCCTAGAGGCACTAATTAATGTGATTAGTTGACTCAATGGAGAGGATGGTGTTTGCATTTCAAACAGATTGAAGGCTCTGAAAGgacatttgaccagggttaTTTCTTGTCcctaccctaaaccctaaccttaacaccaaCCCTTATCTTAACCTTAGCCCTTACCCTAATCATTTCAATTTAGTGACTTCAGAGTTAGGACATATGCCCTGTTTTCTACAGAGTCAACAAatcacacacatttttgtattCAAGGCATATCATATCATAACTCCCAACTCTGATCAGTTGCAAATACTGTCATCTGCTGGACGACCTTTGCTAATACAACCATTAAACACTTGTAGTATGTTCTGTTAAATTTAACCAGGCAATGATAACGAAAATGCTGTTGGTTAGCCTTTAAGGTCGACGGGTATTAAACATCTCGAGATTGGCacacaatattttgtttatggACAGAGAAAATTGTGTTACGTATTTGGGagtcattattttgtttactaCAATTCAATATGAAAAAAAAGTCAGTTTTGAAGAATTATACAACATGCTTAGACATATTTTCGTTATGTATTTTAGACATAAAAATAAGATGCCCGCTAATAGGACAACCAATGTTGCCTGCAAGAAAACTAATTATAAGGGGATCACATTCAAAGAAAGAGTGAAAATGAGGTCACGTAAAAATTTCATAACATCCCATATAGAACAGCAACTGTTAAGTGCAGCTATAACGCTTTCTGGTATGTTATTGGCCTTCACTGATACCTAAAAAATAAGCCACATGTATTTCTTGGTATAAGACAACGCTTTATTGTAGTGGTTAACCTAATTCGGAACCTTTAGTGTTATACTTAGTTCTACCCGAAGCTTTTAGTACGGTGTACCACAGACGGACCATTCGTGCAAACAATTCCGACTAGTAATACGGAGACAACAACATAGCGATAAAAGACCAAAACACAAGACTCAGATGATTATATAGATGCGCTGACTACAAAAACTAAGAAGAACGTCAGTATAAGTTGACATTCATTTCTTGAACTGTATTCTTTTCGACAATGGCATCTCGGTCTCCTTCGTCTTCTCCTGATTCTGCTACAGGCTCAGGTACCGACCCAGCTCGGCCTGATACAGGAGAGCCTCTCGGCGGAGGATCGGATTCAGACTCGGATCTAGGATTAGGGAAATTCGACTGCAGTGCAGGTGACCCGGGTAATCGATTGGAAGGGGAGGAACTGGAACATGAATTTGAGGCAGCGGCAGACCGCCTCCGAGATCTTGTTCAGACGGCCAGTAGGGAACAATTGTTGTACCTGTACGCTAGGTATAAACAGGTGACTATCAGATAGCAGCACGTCCCATCATTGGTTATTTAGATAGCTAACTGgctagcaagctagctatcAGGTGGCATGATATGAATACTCGGGCTAAATTAATGTGTGTAATGATCTAACTGTTGGTGCCACCAAACGACTCGTTGTGTAAGGGGTTTaaacatttggtacacatcACAAATAGGAGTATGTTAATGTTCATGTTACTTGCCATAAACTTTGTGGCGAGGATTCTACTAATTGCTGTCAAACCGATGGTTCacctgtatttgtgttttacagGTCAAGGTTGGAAAGTGCAATACAGCAAAGCCTGGGTTTTTCGATTTTGAAGGTCAAAGAAAATGGTATGTTTGTTATTGGTTAATCATTGTGAAGCTTCTAGACAGGTATTGTACAGTTTACCTCTAGATATAATCTCTGTTTTTAAGCCAGGTTATGTACTTTTATGATATTTAGTTACTGGCAAAAATTTGTATGGGGAAACATATGCCCAGGAGTAAGTGATGTGTTGTCCTATATTGAGatttaaatcaacattttattctattttttctAATTGAAACAATGCTtttcagagggagagaaactgtTTGGTGTTTAGTGCCCATTTAGAACCACAGAGAAGAACAAAAAATATGGTGTTATCCATTAAAGGATACTTTGAAGGAAGGGTTGTTGAGATGTTTGACATTTGTTTCAAAAGCATgagaaaataatgaatctaATCAATATTGGtacatattcaaataaaatttgTCAGGAGTTGGCTCAAAACTGTTCTCCACAAATATCCTTCTCTGGAACTTGACAGGTGAATTATGGAGTCAGATCAATGCACTATGATGACatgttatttattacaaaacataaaaaggattcataaaatatttgGTTAAGTGCAATTTCTTACTGAGCGCTACAGCTTCCCCCACCCAAAATAATCAACCTGTCAAAATGGCAGGTTTTGCTAGTAGGTTAGGAGAATGAGCTCAAGATCAACCTGCATACTATAGCAGTACCTGGTGAGTGGAAGTAACCTATCAACATCACTGCTGAACCACAAAATGTACATCTGTTTTCCAGTTGAAAGTGAGGCAGAGTTTGAACGCTTTTCACGCCTCACaacaatgttaaaatatttgggaacatttcaaatatggtgtgttttgttgttctgGTTTGGTAtctgattattattttcttgtgtTTTGCCCCAGGACGGCATGGAAACAACTGGAGGACATGAGTGCAGAACAGGCCATGCAGGAGTATGTATTGTGCGTTACCTCACTAGACCCAGACAGCAGTCGGAAGGTAAAAATCCCTGACCAAACTCATAATAAACTACACTTTCTCTCCAATTTTCATAACACCCTTTCCACATGTGGGCGACTTGGCACTATGGGACTGGATGCTAGTTGACTCAATGGAGCTTTCTTTGGCTGCAACCATTTCTTTTTTGATAGTTTGAAAGTACCCATTATAATGTACCACTTCTGAATAAAAGAATCCTGTG
The nucleotide sequence above comes from Esox lucius isolate fEsoLuc1 chromosome 8, fEsoLuc1.pri, whole genome shotgun sequence. Encoded proteins:
- the acbd6 gene encoding acyl-CoA-binding domain-containing protein 6 isoform X2; the encoded protein is MASRSPSSSPDSATGSGTDPARPDTGEPLGGGSDSDSDLGLGKFDCSAGDPGNRLEGEELEHEFEAAADRLRDLVQTASREQLLYLYARYKQVKVGKCNTAKPGFFDFEGQRKWTAWKQLEDMSAEQAMQEYVLCVTSLDPDSSRKERRERRTGFGGPAVSSLYQEEMIREEDRNIFDYCRENNIEHITTALNSQKVDVNVKDQEGRNLLHWACDRGHKDLVSVLLQNHADINSQDDEGQTALHYGEVPARTIVVVGQ